DNA sequence from the Candidatus Cloacimonadaceae bacterium genome:
GAAAGCTTTTCCGCCCGAGCCAACTGCCGATTGAAGCACCCGCATCTCCTAAAAGCTCAATGAAGATCCAGCAGCAAGGGTTTGATTTTCCAGATGTCTTCGGCATATTCACGGATTGCGCGGTCGCTGGAGAATTTGCCGATGCGGGCGATGTTGATGATCGCCTTTTTGATCCATTCATCGCGGTTTTGATAGAGTTCGTCCACGTGTTTGGAGGCTTTCAGATAGGATTGAAAATCAGTAAGCATCAAGTAGGGATCACCACCTTCCAGCAGTGATTTGACGATCGGTAGGAAGATGCCTGGTTCGCGTGCGCAGAAAGTGTCGTCCGCAATGCTGTCGATCACGCGTTTGAGCTCCGGATCATTGCTATACCAGTCGTAAGGATCATAGCCTGAATGTTTTAGCTGGGTGACTTCATCGGCACTCATGCCAAATATAAACATGTTTTCAGCTCCGATCTCCTCAGCCATCTCGACGTTTGCGCCATCGAGGGTGCCGATGGTCAGAGCACCGTTAAGGGCAAACTTCATGTTTCCCGTTCCGGATGCTTCGTATCCGGCAGTGGAGATCTGTTCGGAAAGATCCGCCGCGGGGATGATCTTTTCCGCCAAAGAGACTGTGTAGTTTGGCAAAAAGACGACTTTCAGGCGATCGGCAACGTCCACGTCCTTATTCACGATCTCGCCGATGTTGTTGATCAGTTTGATCAGGCGTTTGGCGAGGAAATATCCCGGTGCCGCTTTTCCGGCAAAGATCACGGTTCTCGGCACATAAAAAGCTTCCGGATTATCCTTGATCCGCCAATATCGTGCCAGAGTACCCAAGACGTTTAGTAGCTGGCGTTTATACTCGTGTAGCCGCTTGATCTGGACGTCGAAAATGCTGTCCGAGCGGACTCTGATGCCGGTTAAGCGGTAGATGTGTTTGCCGAGCGCACGCTTGTTGATGTCCTTGATTTCCTGAAAGGAAGTGCGGAAATCGGGATCATCGAGGTATTGTTCGATGCCGCGGATATATTCGAGATTGCGGATCCAACTATCTCCGATGTGTTCCGAGATCAGGCTTGCCAATTGGGGATTGCAGGTTCGTAGCCAGAGTCGCGGGGTGATGCCGTTGGTCTTGTTTTGAAACTTTTCGGGGTTCATTTCATAGAAATCCGGGAAAATGCGCTGTTTGATAATGGAAGTGTGCAGCTCCGCCACTCCGTTCACAGTATGGCTTCCGTGGATGCAGAGCCTTGCCATGTGCAGGGATTTCTCGCGTTCTTCATCAATGATGGACATATTGCGCATTTTGATGATGTTTCCGGGATAGAGGCGCGTCACTTCTGCCAAAATGTGGTTGTTGATCTGATAGATCAGCATCAGATGGCGCGGGAGCAGGTCTTCAAAGAGGCTCACGCTCCATTTTTCCAGAGCTTCGGGGAGGATAGTGTGATTGGTGTAGGAAAAACACTTGCGGGTAATGTCCCAGGCGGCTTCAAAGCCCAGGCGTTCCTCGTCGATGAGGATTCTGAGCATTTCCGGAATAGCGATGGCGGGGTGCGTGTCGTTGAGCTGGATCGCCACTTTGTCCGGAAGGTCGGCAAAGCTGTCGTGATCCTGTTTCCAGCCCGCGAAGATATCTTGAAGCGTGGCGGAGACGAAGAAATATTCCTGCTTCAGGCGCAGGATCCTGCCCAGATGCATGTTGTCATTGGGATAGAGCACCTTGGAGATGTTTTCCGAGATGTTCTTCTTTTCCACGGCGCGGACATAGTCCCCGCTGTTGAAATAGTCAAAGTCAAATTCATCCGTAGCCGTAGCCTGCCATAGGCGTAAGTTATTGACATTGTCAACTTTGTAGCCGGGAACAGGAATGTCCCAAGCCACCGCCATCACGTCTTCGGTATCCACCCACCGATGCAAAATCCGTCCGTCGGATTGCTCATCAGAGAGAACCTTTCCGCCAAAGCGCACACGATAGGTGATTTCCGGGCGCTGGATTTCCCAGGGGCAACCTTTTTTGAGCCAGTGATCGGGCTCCTCCACTTGATACCCTTGCACAATCTCCTGTTTGAAGATGCCAAATTCGTAGCGGATGCCATAACCGTAGGCGGGATATGCCTGCGTGGCAAGCGAATCCATGAAACAAGCCGCCAGGCGTCCGAGACCGCCATTTCCGAGTCCCATGTCCGGTTCTTGTTCTGCGATGTCCTCAAGCGCGTAGCCCATCTCGCGCAGCATGTCATAAGCACCGTTATAGAGATCAAGATTGATCAGGGTATTGCCCAAAAGCCTGCCGATAAGAAACTCCATTGAGAGGTAATAGACTTTTTTGACGTCCTGCTTGCGATATTCATATTGGGTGCGCAGCCAGCGTTCGATCAAGCGGTCGCGCAGGCTCAGGGACAGAGCATAATATATATCCCAAGTCTTGACGTTGGTGGTGTCCTTGACCAACGAATATTCCAGATGACTGAGAAA
Encoded proteins:
- a CDS encoding glycogen/starch/alpha-glucan phosphorylase produces the protein MKEGYIPKNDFQSIFFTDKAVQGGNDIKSLFLSHLEYSLVKDTTNVKTWDIYYALSLSLRDRLIERWLRTQYEYRKQDVKKVYYLSMEFLIGRLLGNTLINLDLYNGAYDMLREMGYALEDIAEQEPDMGLGNGGLGRLAACFMDSLATQAYPAYGYGIRYEFGIFKQEIVQGYQVEEPDHWLKKGCPWEIQRPEITYRVRFGGKVLSDEQSDGRILHRWVDTEDVMAVAWDIPVPGYKVDNVNNLRLWQATATDEFDFDYFNSGDYVRAVEKKNISENISKVLYPNDNMHLGRILRLKQEYFFVSATLQDIFAGWKQDHDSFADLPDKVAIQLNDTHPAIAIPEMLRILIDEERLGFEAAWDITRKCFSYTNHTILPEALEKWSVSLFEDLLPRHLMLIYQINNHILAEVTRLYPGNIIKMRNMSIIDEEREKSLHMARLCIHGSHTVNGVAELHTSIIKQRIFPDFYEMNPEKFQNKTNGITPRLWLRTCNPQLASLISEHIGDSWIRNLEYIRGIEQYLDDPDFRTSFQEIKDINKRALGKHIYRLTGIRVRSDSIFDVQIKRLHEYKRQLLNVLGTLARYWRIKDNPEAFYVPRTVIFAGKAAPGYFLAKRLIKLINNIGEIVNKDVDVADRLKVVFLPNYTVSLAEKIIPAADLSEQISTAGYEASGTGNMKFALNGALTIGTLDGANVEMAEEIGAENMFIFGMSADEVTQLKHSGYDPYDWYSNDPELKRVIDSIADDTFCAREPGIFLPIVKSLLEGGDPYLMLTDFQSYLKASKHVDELYQNRDEWIKKAIINIARIGKFSSDRAIREYAEDIWKIKPLLLDLH